Within the Desulfobotulus pelophilus genome, the region CAAAGCGTAATGGCAAGATATTTTACGACATAGCGGATTATACCTTTGATTTCAAAAAACCTGCAACGCAAAACTCCCATCATTACCGGATCGTGAATGGATCAAAAAACCATATCGCCAGCACAGAATCTTTTTTCTCCCCATTCAACAGAAAAAGGGTGCCATGTGGACCAGCCATCAGAAAAGACGCCATCATTGCATGAAAACCTCTTTGACAACGTATCCGGTACAGCATTGAACCTGTACCGGATAGGTATGAACGGAACTTCATCCTGAAAAATTCAAGCGATACCTTCAACCGTCTTGATGCCAGTCCTGCAGCCTCCTTCTTCAGCTAGAACCTCGTCTTTTCCACTCCTTTCCTTTCCAAAGGCGCGGGTAGCCTTCAGGAGAACAGGGGTCACCAGACCATCGGCAAGGAGGGCCGCGGTAATGCCAAGGGCGGTGAGAAGTCCCAGGTTCACGTACACCTTGGCAACGGATGTGAGATAGACGGAAAAATTGGCTATGATCACAAGGGAGGTCATCACAAGGGATAAGCCTATGGTCATGAAGGTACGACGCATGCTTTCTGCATACGAGCCGCAGCGCTCAAAGGCCAGCCGGGCATGACTGATGAAGTGGATGGTATCATCCACGGAAAGCCCCAGCAGCATGGGCATGATGGTGATGGTCATCATATCCAGAGGAATCCCGCACCAGCCCATGACCCCACCCACTGCCAGGGCGGGTGCGATGTTGGGAATCATGGAGATCAGCCCCATGCGCAGGGAACCGAACACAAAGCCCATGAGCAGGGAAACAATGCAAAGAGCCATACCAAAGCTCATCAGCTGACCTTTGGAAACAAGATTCTGCATCACCGTAAAACGGGCAACGGAACCCGCAAGGCCCACGTGGGCTTCCGGAAAAAGACTTTTAGCCCTCTTTTTCACATACGCAAGTTCCTCTCTGGCTCCTCTGGAATTGTAATCGCCCATTTCCACCATCACCCGCAGCCGCCTGTCCTCATAATCCGTCCATCTGCGGGCTTCCTCACCGCCCCCGTTCTCATAGAGAAGCAAAAGCTGGGCTGTCATTTCACGGGTTTCCGGCAGGGCATAAAAGGCCGGATCCCCATCATGCACAACCTGATTCAGATCCTTGATGATGGGAAGAATGGAGGTGGTTTTCTTTGTCAGGGGAAGGGAGTCCATCTCCTGAATGAGGGTTTCCAGCCTCCGCAGCACATGGGGTTCTCTGATCATGCCCTCCGCATCAAAGGTGAGCAGCAGGTCCCAGGAATAAAGCGAGCCCACCTGGGAGTGGCCCACCTGATCAATGCGGGCCACATAGGGAATTTTCAGGCCAAAGGTTTTGCGGATGTCAAAGCTCACCTCAAGGCGAAAAATTCCCGCCGAAAGAATGAGGGTGAGGATGGCAAAACCGAGCAGAATCTTTTTGGGATGCCGCATCACGGAAACGCTGGCAGCGGCCAGCATGTTTTCCGCAGGTCCCGCCGCCTCTTCCCTCTTTTTGCCGGAGACCTTTTCCAGCCCCGGCCCGAAGGAAAGCAGTACGGGCAACAGTGTTCCCACCATCAGCCAGACCATGGCCACAAGGCCTGCGGCGGTCATGCCCGTCCAGCGGATGGGCTTCACATCCACCAGTAAAAAAGCCATGAGCGCCCCCATGGTGGTGAGGGCCGTAAAGGCCATGGGCCACCCCGTTTCCGCGACAGCATGACGAACAGCCCCTTTGCGGTCTCCCGTGCGGTAAAGTTCCCGATAGAAAAAACGAAAAAGATGAATGGCATAACCTATGGATACGGCCACTCCCATATATACAGGCACCAGCACCATGGAAGGATCCATGGTAACCCCCATCCACCCCTCAATGCCAAAAACCACAAGAATGGCAAGCACCGCTGTCACAATGGGATAAATTACCCCGACAAGGGTGCGCAGGGCAATACCAAGAACAAGGGCCGTCACCACGATGGACAGCATCATGTTCCGGACCGTCTCTTTTTTAAAAAAAGCCGTTTTGTCCGCACTGATAACGGGCATACCACTGGCCATGGGCTGGAGAATGGCAAACTCCGGACGGTTGACAATGGAAAGGGCCTTTTCTCCGATGGCCATATCCATGCCATTGCCATGTTCATCC harbors:
- a CDS encoding efflux RND transporter permease subunit — translated: MMQSEFMHRIFDRLARHLLNWRWAVILFFSVLVGFGMAGLPRIGLDTSSENWFMEDDPMRKSEEAFKEIFGNNEYVAVLVTAENIFDAEVLTRIRALGRALEREVPYADAVLSIADMEFTEGDDFGIHVGQLIPDPVPGDVPLLEALKKKGLSRPMIAGRLVSEDAKEAWVLLRLKPYAEGLRDEHGNGMDMAIGEKALSIVNRPEFAILQPMASGMPVISADKTAFFKKETVRNMMLSIVVTALVLGIALRTLVGVIYPIVTAVLAILVVFGIEGWMGVTMDPSMVLVPVYMGVAVSIGYAIHLFRFFYRELYRTGDRKGAVRHAVAETGWPMAFTALTTMGALMAFLLVDVKPIRWTGMTAAGLVAMVWLMVGTLLPVLLSFGPGLEKVSGKKREEAAGPAENMLAAASVSVMRHPKKILLGFAILTLILSAGIFRLEVSFDIRKTFGLKIPYVARIDQVGHSQVGSLYSWDLLLTFDAEGMIREPHVLRRLETLIQEMDSLPLTKKTTSILPIIKDLNQVVHDGDPAFYALPETREMTAQLLLLYENGGGEEARRWTDYEDRRLRVMVEMGDYNSRGAREELAYVKKRAKSLFPEAHVGLAGSVARFTVMQNLVSKGQLMSFGMALCIVSLLMGFVFGSLRMGLISMIPNIAPALAVGGVMGWCGIPLDMMTITIMPMLLGLSVDDTIHFISHARLAFERCGSYAESMRRTFMTIGLSLVMTSLVIIANFSVYLTSVAKVYVNLGLLTALGITAALLADGLVTPVLLKATRAFGKERSGKDEVLAEEGGCRTGIKTVEGIA